Proteins encoded by one window of Nitrincola iocasae:
- a CDS encoding branched-chain amino acid ABC transporter permease, protein MLMKLPMKETLLMVALAVTLLLLIQVMGTAYGVRVLVEASCYAIIALGLTIQWGYAGLFNAGIMGFVALGGFSAMLLTFPVNQGFWESDLSGELGMAFMKLLAAVLLVAAVMQLHRISVPRRIRLPIILIVLASVYLWVVNAFAPVSQSIVSEHGFIGGLGLPVWAGWLVGGILAGTLAYFIGHICLGLRSDYLAIATLGVAEIIKAFLKNSDWLTRGTLTVSPLPWPVPGAGDVGFIMGRALYLSVTAVLIAIIFYLLHQAYKGPWGRMMRAIRDNELSSAAMGKNVNQRRLEVFVLGCVLMGIGGAALATFNGIFDPTGYLPLNHTFLIWVMVILGGPGNNMGTIFGAVFVYVIWVMSEPIALFILNGISYLGDMWFAWEAPSDFTSRALQARVFTIGLIITLVLRYAPKGLFPEKIQQHH, encoded by the coding sequence ATGCTGATGAAATTACCGATGAAAGAAACCCTGTTAATGGTTGCCCTGGCCGTCACTCTGTTATTACTGATACAAGTGATGGGTACTGCCTACGGGGTTCGTGTGCTGGTGGAAGCCAGTTGTTATGCCATCATTGCGCTGGGATTGACCATTCAGTGGGGATATGCCGGATTATTTAACGCGGGCATCATGGGGTTTGTCGCACTGGGCGGCTTTTCGGCAATGCTGCTGACGTTTCCGGTCAATCAGGGTTTCTGGGAGTCAGACCTCTCCGGTGAGCTGGGTATGGCGTTTATGAAGCTGTTGGCCGCAGTGCTGCTGGTGGCTGCGGTGATGCAGTTACATCGTATTTCTGTACCACGACGTATACGTTTGCCGATCATCTTAATTGTGCTGGCCAGTGTGTATCTCTGGGTCGTGAATGCATTTGCGCCCGTGTCCCAGTCGATAGTGAGTGAACACGGCTTTATTGGTGGTTTGGGCTTGCCGGTCTGGGCCGGTTGGCTGGTTGGCGGTATTCTGGCCGGTACACTGGCGTACTTTATCGGGCATATCTGCCTGGGCTTGCGCAGTGATTACCTGGCGATTGCCACTTTGGGTGTGGCGGAAATTATCAAGGCCTTCCTGAAGAACTCTGACTGGTTAACCCGTGGTACTCTGACTGTGTCTCCCTTACCCTGGCCTGTTCCAGGCGCCGGTGATGTAGGCTTTATCATGGGACGGGCGTTGTACTTGTCAGTCACTGCGGTACTGATTGCTATCATCTTCTATTTGCTACATCAGGCTTACAAAGGCCCCTGGGGGCGGATGATGCGAGCCATACGTGATAATGAGCTGTCATCGGCGGCTATGGGTAAAAATGTCAATCAGCGTCGCCTGGAAGTCTTTGTGCTGGGTTGTGTGCTGATGGGTATAGGGGGGGCTGCACTGGCGACGTTTAACGGCATTTTTGATCCAACCGGTTATCTGCCTCTGAATCATACTTTTCTGATCTGGGTAATGGTGATTCTCGGTGGCCCGGGTAATAATATGGGCACTATTTTTGGTGCTGTATTTGTGTATGTTATTTGGGTAATGTCAGAGCCGATTGCACTGTTTATTCTGAATGGCATCAGCTATCTGGGTGATATGTGGTTTGCCTGGGAAGCCCCTTCTGACTTTACCAGTCGAGCCCTGCAGGCAAGGGTTTTTACTATCGGGCTGATTATCACCCTGGTGCTTCGCTATGCTCCGAAAGGGTTGTTCCCGGAGAAAATTCAGCAGCATCACTAA
- a CDS encoding branched-chain amino acid ABC transporter permease, with translation MNELVFFVNNVVISGLTIGSIYALGAVGITLIFSILRFAHFAHADLMTLGAFFAFFLTTLFPAAGPAIGLPTAFVMLPFAMALTALSAVYIDKAFYRPLRSHGVKPIVIVMASLGVTLMLQGLIRMFMGTGARNMYIDDRKGIHRIDLPFDLANRPLVLTDPQILLLLFLVVAVIALHLFLTRSRLGKAMRAMSDNPDLARVSGINTDTVVKVTWVIAGCLAAAAGTLLSLDVSLKPDLSFHLLLPIFAAAIVGGVGHPYGALAGGFVIGFAETLSVFNWSVLLRPLRDYLWFDLPANLSFVSSEYKITVPFFILLAILVWRPTGLFKGKVL, from the coding sequence TTGAACGAATTGGTTTTTTTTGTTAATAACGTGGTGATCTCCGGGCTCACCATTGGATCGATTTATGCGCTAGGGGCGGTCGGCATTACTCTGATCTTTAGTATCCTGCGTTTTGCCCATTTTGCCCATGCTGATCTGATGACACTCGGTGCGTTCTTTGCCTTTTTTCTGACCACTCTCTTTCCGGCCGCTGGCCCCGCAATAGGCTTACCTACCGCCTTTGTTATGCTCCCCTTTGCAATGGCATTGACGGCTCTGTCAGCTGTTTATATTGATAAAGCCTTTTACCGTCCGTTACGTAGTCATGGCGTTAAACCCATAGTGATCGTCATGGCTTCCCTGGGTGTAACCCTCATGCTGCAGGGCTTGATCCGCATGTTCATGGGAACCGGAGCCCGCAACATGTATATCGATGATCGTAAGGGTATTCATCGTATCGATCTGCCCTTTGATCTGGCAAACCGCCCACTGGTATTAACCGACCCTCAGATTCTGCTGTTGCTGTTTCTGGTTGTGGCGGTTATTGCGTTACATCTGTTTTTAACCCGTAGCCGCCTGGGTAAAGCGATGCGTGCCATGTCAGACAACCCTGATCTGGCGCGCGTATCCGGTATTAATACCGATACGGTGGTTAAAGTGACCTGGGTTATTGCCGGTTGCCTGGCTGCTGCTGCCGGAACACTTTTATCACTGGATGTCTCCTTAAAACCGGATCTGAGTTTCCATCTGCTGCTGCCAATTTTTGCTGCCGCCATTGTCGGAGGTGTTGGACACCCCTATGGCGCATTGGCGGGTGGTTTTGTGATAGGTTTTGCCGAGACCTTGTCGGTGTTTAACTGGTCAGTTTTACTTCGTCCACTACGTGATTATCTCTGGTTTGATTTGCCAGCCAATCTGTCATTCGTATCCAGTGAATACAAGATAACGGTTCCTTTCTTTATCTTGCTGGCTATTCTGGTGTGGCGCCCGACAGGGCTGTTTAAGGGTAAGGTGCTGTGA
- a CDS encoding ABC transporter ATP-binding protein has translation MALFEATNVHGGYGGMNILNGVNMTVEADEIGVIVGPNGAGKSTMLKAIFGLLKVSEGCIKLRGEEITNADPVELVKRKMAFVPQEKNIFPSMSVQENLEMGAFSCKDSFAHMLDQVYGFFPPLADKRQQPAGELSGGQRQMVAMGRALMTEPSLILLDEPTAGLSPMYMAEIFERIITINKAGVGILMVEQHAKQALKIAHKGFVLVAGQNRFTDTGENLINDPEVAKAFLGG, from the coding sequence ATGGCACTATTTGAAGCGACCAATGTGCACGGCGGTTACGGTGGTATGAATATCCTCAATGGTGTCAATATGACTGTTGAGGCGGATGAGATCGGCGTCATCGTCGGTCCCAACGGTGCAGGAAAATCCACCATGCTTAAAGCAATCTTCGGGCTGCTGAAAGTCAGCGAGGGTTGTATCAAACTGCGTGGTGAAGAGATCACCAATGCTGATCCTGTCGAACTGGTCAAACGTAAAATGGCGTTTGTGCCCCAGGAGAAAAATATCTTTCCGTCCATGTCGGTACAGGAAAACCTGGAAATGGGGGCTTTTAGCTGCAAGGATAGCTTTGCGCATATGCTCGATCAGGTTTACGGTTTTTTTCCGCCTTTAGCCGATAAACGCCAGCAGCCTGCGGGTGAGTTGTCCGGAGGCCAGCGTCAGATGGTGGCGATGGGGCGGGCCTTAATGACCGAGCCCAGTCTGATCTTGCTGGATGAACCTACTGCGGGTTTGTCACCTATGTATATGGCCGAGATCTTTGAACGCATTATTACCATCAATAAAGCCGGTGTCGGTATTTTAATGGTAGAACAGCATGCCAAACAGGCGCTGAAAATTGCACATAAAGGCTTTGTGCTGGTCGCCGGTCAGAACCGTTTTACAGATACCGGTGAAAACCTGATCAATGATCCCGAAGTAGCCAAGGCCTTTCTGGGTGGCTAA
- a CDS encoding ABC transporter ATP-binding protein, with product MGSIIEVRQVNKAFGALQVINDCSIQVEEGSITGLIGPNGAGKSTLFNLIAGTFAPDSGRIHFAGEDITAVPSDQLFHRGLLRTFQIAQEFSHMTALENLMMVPPQAGENIFNTWLRPALVHEQELHVRQKAMDVIEFIGLKHVRNELAGNLSGGQKKLLELGRTMMVNARVVLLDEIAAGVNRTLLQDLIRNIQRLNQEMGYTFLVIEHDMDMIAQLCNPVIVLAQGSVMVEGSIEAIQNNQEVIEAYFGNDAH from the coding sequence ATGGGATCTATTATAGAGGTTCGTCAGGTCAATAAAGCGTTTGGAGCCTTGCAGGTTATTAATGACTGCTCTATTCAGGTTGAAGAAGGATCCATTACTGGGCTGATTGGGCCGAATGGTGCAGGCAAGTCCACACTGTTTAACCTGATTGCCGGTACCTTTGCCCCGGATTCCGGCCGTATTCATTTCGCTGGTGAGGATATCACCGCCGTTCCATCTGACCAGCTGTTTCATCGTGGTTTACTGCGTACCTTTCAGATTGCGCAGGAGTTTTCGCATATGACCGCTCTGGAAAACCTGATGATGGTGCCACCTCAGGCGGGAGAAAACATCTTTAACACCTGGCTGCGTCCCGCTCTGGTCCATGAGCAGGAGTTGCACGTGCGTCAAAAAGCCATGGATGTCATTGAGTTTATTGGCTTAAAACATGTGCGTAACGAATTGGCTGGCAATCTGTCTGGTGGACAGAAAAAACTGCTGGAATTGGGACGTACCATGATGGTAAATGCCCGTGTGGTGTTGCTTGATGAGATTGCGGCTGGGGTGAACCGGACCCTGCTTCAGGATCTGATTCGTAATATTCAGCGTTTGAATCAGGAAATGGGCTATACCTTTTTGGTGATTGAGCATGATATGGATATGATTGCTCAGTTGTGCAATCCAGTGATTGTACTGGCGCAGGGTAGCGTAATGGTTGAGGGAAGCATTGAAGCGATTCAAAATAATCAGGAAGTGATCGAAGCCTACTTTGGCAACGATGCACACTGA
- a CDS encoding BaiN/RdsA family NAD(P)/FAD-dependent oxidoreductase, with protein MRYFDCVIIGAGAAGLMCAATAGQRGRRVLVVDHANKVGKKILMSGGGRCNFTNQWVEPSNFLSANPHFCISALKRFSQYDFLSLVDKHQLAYHEKTLGQLFCDNRAKDILNILLAECDAGEVTIETRCEVQRITQLPPTDTTTHPDEAEIDTARFELQTALGPVRCQSLVVATGGPSIPTLGASGFGYDLARQFGLRVTELQASLVPFTLKGERLALAQSLAGVALPVSISCNNQTFKEALLFTHKGLSGPAVLQVSNYWHPGEAVQINFLPDHDLRACLREWQQAGEKSELKTLLSRLLPKRFVLAWLVFPALQALAVKPVAQLSHTDIDALVSMFQCWACVPAGTEGYKTAEVTRGGVCTDQISSKTFETKSVTGLYFIGEVLDVTGWLGGFNFQWAWSSGWCAGQYV; from the coding sequence ATGCGTTATTTCGATTGTGTGATTATAGGCGCTGGAGCAGCCGGTTTGATGTGTGCGGCTACGGCAGGTCAGCGTGGCCGACGAGTGTTGGTGGTGGATCATGCCAACAAAGTCGGCAAGAAAATACTCATGTCAGGGGGAGGGCGCTGCAACTTTACCAATCAATGGGTCGAACCCTCGAACTTTTTGTCAGCTAACCCGCATTTTTGTATTTCTGCACTGAAACGCTTTAGCCAATATGATTTTTTGTCTCTGGTGGATAAGCATCAACTTGCCTACCATGAAAAAACTCTGGGTCAGCTGTTTTGTGATAATCGTGCCAAGGATATTCTCAATATACTCTTGGCTGAATGTGACGCTGGCGAGGTGACCATCGAAACTCGCTGCGAGGTTCAGCGTATTACCCAATTGCCCCCCACTGATACGACAACACATCCAGATGAAGCTGAGATAGATACAGCCAGGTTTGAGCTGCAAACTGCTCTGGGTCCTGTGCGCTGCCAGTCATTGGTGGTTGCGACCGGCGGCCCTTCTATTCCCACCTTGGGTGCCAGTGGTTTTGGCTATGATCTGGCCAGACAGTTTGGCCTGCGAGTGACCGAACTACAGGCTTCACTGGTACCTTTCACCCTGAAAGGTGAGCGGCTGGCGTTGGCGCAGTCCCTTGCAGGCGTGGCGCTACCGGTAAGTATCAGCTGTAACAATCAGACCTTCAAAGAAGCCTTGCTGTTTACCCATAAAGGGCTGAGCGGCCCCGCGGTGCTGCAAGTCAGTAATTATTGGCATCCAGGTGAGGCGGTGCAGATCAACTTTTTACCCGATCATGACCTGCGAGCCTGTTTACGTGAGTGGCAGCAGGCGGGTGAAAAATCTGAATTGAAAACCCTGTTGTCTCGCTTACTACCCAAGCGCTTTGTGCTTGCCTGGCTGGTATTTCCCGCGTTACAGGCACTGGCTGTTAAACCGGTTGCGCAACTTAGCCACACCGATATTGACGCGCTAGTCAGCATGTTTCAGTGCTGGGCTTGCGTTCCAGCAGGTACCGAAGGCTACAAAACCGCCGAAGTTACTCGTGGTGGTGTGTGTACCGATCAGATCTCTTCAAAAACTTTTGAAACCAAATCCGTCACTGGGCTGTACTTTATTGGTGAGGTGCTGGATGTGACCGGCTGGTTAGGCGGGTTTAACTTTCAATGGGCCTGGAGTAGTGGCTGGTGTGCAGGACAGTACGTTTGA
- a CDS encoding redoxin domain-containing protein, which yields MFKRYKALPGWLRWGLEILLVMFIIFVIRSYQSPTLESSTAPDFSGVTLAGDQVSLAGYAGEPLLLVVWAEWCHICSIELPMLTGLLDDHQVLTLAIQSGSDDQVRQFLYEQQLSHLPVLNDSNGELASALGVRGVPVMYIIDSSGQIRFTEVGLTSSWGLRARLWWVG from the coding sequence ATGTTTAAACGTTACAAAGCACTCCCTGGATGGTTACGTTGGGGGCTGGAGATCCTGCTGGTAATGTTTATCATTTTTGTTATTCGTAGCTATCAATCACCGACCCTTGAATCCAGCACGGCCCCGGATTTTAGCGGTGTCACCCTGGCTGGTGATCAGGTCTCGTTAGCCGGGTATGCGGGTGAACCTCTACTGCTAGTAGTCTGGGCCGAGTGGTGCCATATCTGTAGTATAGAGTTACCTATGTTGACTGGCTTACTGGATGATCATCAGGTTTTGACGCTGGCCATTCAGTCAGGCAGTGATGACCAGGTGCGTCAGTTTCTGTATGAGCAGCAACTCAGTCATCTGCCGGTTCTGAATGATAGCAACGGAGAATTGGCATCAGCCCTCGGAGTCAGGGGGGTTCCGGTAATGTACATTATTGATTCATCAGGACAGATACGTTTTACCGAGGTGGGTTTGACCAGTAGTTGGGGGTTGCGCGCACGGCTTTGGTGGGTGGGTTAG
- a CDS encoding LysE/ArgO family amino acid transporter yields the protein MSVFFTGYIVALGLIVAIGAQNAWVLSQSMRGNHRMVIALVCILCDAILITLGVYGVNQLKVLIPPLIPLLSWMGVALLLWLAFNAAQRAVKGTGGLQAAKPVRVQNAWQVGVTALAITLLNPHVYLDTVILIGSVGAAQGDKLAFVLGASFASLTWFTMLTGFAPKLATYLRSPTHWRVFDGGMAALLCLVAMTLVSWN from the coding sequence ATGTCAGTGTTTTTTACCGGTTATATTGTTGCGTTGGGATTAATTGTCGCTATAGGTGCGCAGAATGCCTGGGTGTTAAGTCAGTCAATGCGTGGCAATCACCGTATGGTCATAGCACTGGTCTGTATTCTGTGTGATGCAATCCTGATTACGCTGGGTGTATATGGGGTCAATCAGCTTAAGGTATTAATACCACCATTGATTCCGCTGCTCAGTTGGATGGGGGTCGCATTGCTACTGTGGCTGGCATTCAATGCGGCACAGCGTGCGGTAAAAGGTACTGGGGGCTTGCAGGCCGCCAAGCCGGTAAGGGTGCAAAACGCTTGGCAAGTCGGTGTGACTGCCCTGGCGATAACACTGCTTAACCCGCATGTGTACCTGGATACGGTCATATTGATTGGTAGTGTAGGAGCTGCCCAGGGAGATAAGCTGGCGTTTGTACTAGGGGCCAGTTTTGCTTCATTGACCTGGTTCACCATGCTCACGGGCTTTGCGCCCAAACTGGCAACTTATTTGCGCTCACCAACGCATTGGCGTGTCTTTGATGGCGGTATGGCGGCACTTTTGTGCCTGGTTGCTATGACGCTTGTGTCCTGGAACTAA
- a CDS encoding LysR family transcriptional regulator ArgP has product MIDYRLLQAMAAVLEQGGFEKAANYLHLTQSAVSQRIKQLEHLLGQPVLIRSQPPKATSLGQRLHNHLQRVRQLEAGLELSANPEDLIIRITVNADSLDTWLPAALVLEDYPLLRFEVSVEDQAVGLRRMKQGEVMACLCATPEPLNGGDVIPLGVMRYRALASPAFIQRYHLTPPEPAIFHQAPCLIYSREDRLQHQFLADVAGTEPLYTHHLPSSEGFIKAAKAGLGYGMMPELQVADELQAGHLVDVMPGYSLDVPLYWHFWQMESPVMETLRASVARAASTALY; this is encoded by the coding sequence ATGATTGACTACCGCCTGCTACAGGCCATGGCCGCCGTACTGGAACAGGGCGGCTTTGAAAAAGCTGCCAACTACCTGCACTTGACCCAGTCCGCTGTCAGTCAGCGCATTAAGCAACTCGAACACTTGCTTGGTCAGCCGGTGCTCATACGCAGTCAGCCACCGAAGGCGACCTCATTGGGTCAACGCCTGCATAACCATTTACAAAGGGTCAGGCAGCTTGAAGCGGGCCTGGAACTGTCGGCTAATCCGGAAGATCTGATCATCCGCATCACCGTGAATGCCGACTCTTTGGACACCTGGCTACCGGCGGCACTGGTGCTGGAAGACTATCCGTTACTCCGCTTTGAGGTATCTGTTGAAGACCAGGCCGTAGGCCTGCGGCGGATGAAACAAGGTGAGGTGATGGCCTGTCTGTGTGCCACCCCCGAACCCCTAAATGGTGGCGATGTGATTCCCTTAGGGGTGATGCGCTATCGTGCGCTGGCCAGTCCGGCTTTTATTCAACGCTATCATCTGACCCCCCCTGAACCCGCTATCTTCCATCAAGCACCTTGTTTGATATACAGCCGAGAAGACCGTTTGCAGCATCAGTTTCTCGCCGATGTCGCCGGAACCGAGCCCCTCTACACCCATCACCTCCCCTCATCTGAAGGTTTTATCAAAGCGGCCAAGGCGGGTCTGGGTTATGGCATGATGCCGGAATTACAGGTAGCTGATGAGCTGCAGGCGGGACACCTGGTGGACGTGATGCCCGGTTACAGTCTGGATGTTCCGCTCTACTGGCATTTCTGGCAGATGGAAAGTCCAGTGATGGAAACGCTGAGGGCATCGGTTGCGCGAGCCGCCAGTACTGCGCTTTATTGA
- a CDS encoding gamma-glutamyl-gamma-aminobutyrate hydrolase family protein, with translation MRKPVIAITGPERGAFGPRSLVALMVRLYGGQALQLRPSQHVQLSEFAFDGVVVTGGHDIDPVLYAEEPEVEPKYDSARDQLEQAVIDQALNRGVPLLGICRGAQLLNVCRGGSLHQDLKSKRQKTSNRRTLLPLKTLLLETDGLLKQLLGSGPCRINSLHNQAIDRIGDGLRVAAHDLDGIVQAIEDPLQPYLLGVQWHPEFLIFIPRQRRLFKQLIKVSVEQRLQAAQ, from the coding sequence TTGAGAAAACCTGTCATTGCAATTACCGGTCCTGAACGAGGCGCTTTTGGGCCACGAAGCCTGGTTGCGCTGATGGTTCGTCTCTACGGCGGGCAAGCGTTACAACTCAGACCCAGTCAGCATGTGCAATTATCCGAGTTTGCGTTTGATGGAGTGGTTGTCACCGGAGGTCATGATATTGATCCGGTACTCTATGCAGAAGAGCCTGAGGTGGAACCCAAATACGATTCAGCCAGGGATCAACTGGAGCAGGCTGTCATTGATCAGGCATTGAACCGAGGTGTTCCGTTGCTAGGCATCTGTCGTGGAGCCCAATTGCTGAATGTTTGTCGCGGGGGCTCTCTGCATCAGGACCTCAAATCCAAACGCCAGAAAACATCCAACCGGCGGACCCTGTTGCCATTGAAAACCCTGTTGCTGGAAACTGACGGCCTGCTGAAACAATTGCTGGGATCAGGTCCCTGTCGTATCAATAGCCTGCATAATCAGGCTATTGATCGTATTGGTGATGGCTTGAGGGTTGCCGCGCATGACCTGGACGGGATCGTTCAGGCGATTGAAGATCCGCTGCAACCTTACCTTCTGGGGGTGCAATGGCATCCAGAATTTCTGATTTTTATACCTCGTCAGCGGCGTTTATTTAAGCAGCTTATTAAGGTATCTGTAGAACAGCGTCTGCAAGCAGCTCAATAA
- a CDS encoding SLC13 family permease, with protein MTQDQSMILVILLATMAMFLWGRWRHDMVAGATLLACVLAGLVDAADAFSGFSHPAVVTVACVLVLSRALQTSGAVDILARHALPKSAGVTLSIAALTGLGALLSGFMNNVGAMALLMPVAMQMSGRLGLSSGQVLMPLAFGTILGGMTTLIGTPPNLIVSGFRSELETASAFSMFDFTLVGLPVAVVCVLFVALLGWRLVPVRKNGVSESFDTGAYVTEVRVPEKSKAANLLLRDIEKVLDEADAQVIALVRNEVKINAPSYGRKVLANDILIIEAEVESLADVLSSLGLKLEEAEEDEDSSEDNQEDDDKESASSVDIVLVELVVREESQLVGRSAKSMLLRTRYGINLLALSREDRKSHARLRTMKIKAGDLLLMQGPQDAVMEFASDYSCIPLAERDLNIPDKNKAITASVILIAAIALAALGILPTAIAFALGVLASMATKTLPLRSIYTAIDWPVIVLLGALIPVANAMESTGTAHLIADFLLGTLAQGNSVIALGLILVVTMFLSDVMNNAATAAVMCPIALGTASTLGLNPDAFLMAVAIGASCAFLTPIGHQNNTLILGPGGFRFGDYWRLGLPVELLVCAVSVPLLLVFWPL; from the coding sequence ATGACACAAGACCAGAGCATGATTCTGGTGATATTGCTGGCTACCATGGCGATGTTTCTGTGGGGGCGTTGGCGCCATGACATGGTTGCTGGTGCTACCTTGCTGGCTTGCGTTTTGGCTGGCTTGGTTGATGCAGCCGATGCTTTTTCAGGTTTTTCGCACCCTGCCGTGGTCACAGTTGCCTGTGTGCTGGTGTTAAGCCGTGCACTGCAAACTTCGGGTGCCGTGGATATTTTAGCGCGGCATGCCTTACCCAAAAGTGCTGGGGTGACACTGAGCATTGCTGCTCTGACAGGTTTGGGTGCGTTGCTTTCCGGTTTTATGAATAATGTCGGTGCTATGGCACTGTTGATGCCGGTTGCCATGCAAATGTCAGGGCGTCTTGGTTTGTCATCCGGCCAAGTCCTGATGCCCTTGGCCTTCGGTACAATTCTGGGCGGTATGACAACGCTGATCGGTACCCCACCTAACCTGATAGTGTCAGGTTTTAGATCTGAGCTGGAGACCGCCAGTGCCTTTTCCATGTTTGATTTTACCCTGGTGGGTTTGCCGGTAGCCGTGGTGTGTGTGCTATTTGTGGCTCTGCTGGGTTGGCGGCTGGTACCGGTCAGAAAAAATGGGGTCAGTGAAAGCTTTGATACCGGGGCTTATGTTACCGAAGTCCGAGTCCCGGAAAAAAGTAAAGCGGCTAACTTGCTGCTGCGTGATATTGAAAAAGTACTTGATGAAGCTGATGCTCAGGTTATTGCTTTGGTGCGTAACGAAGTAAAAATCAACGCGCCAAGCTATGGCCGCAAAGTTCTGGCAAATGATATTCTGATTATTGAAGCTGAAGTGGAGTCTTTAGCCGACGTCTTATCCAGTCTGGGACTTAAACTGGAGGAGGCCGAAGAGGATGAGGATAGTTCGGAAGATAATCAGGAGGATGACGACAAAGAGTCAGCCAGTTCTGTAGACATTGTGTTAGTTGAGCTGGTTGTCAGAGAGGAGTCTCAACTGGTTGGACGCTCTGCAAAGAGCATGCTGTTACGAACTCGCTACGGCATTAATCTGCTGGCCTTGTCCCGGGAGGATCGAAAATCGCATGCCCGTTTAAGGACGATGAAGATCAAGGCGGGCGATCTTCTGCTCATGCAAGGACCGCAAGACGCTGTGATGGAATTTGCTTCTGACTACAGTTGCATACCGCTGGCTGAGCGTGATCTCAATATACCGGATAAAAACAAGGCGATTACCGCCAGTGTAATATTAATCGCTGCGATTGCTCTGGCGGCCTTGGGTATTTTGCCGACAGCGATTGCGTTTGCGTTAGGGGTGTTAGCCTCAATGGCGACTAAAACGCTGCCGTTACGCTCCATTTACACAGCGATCGACTGGCCGGTTATTGTACTGCTCGGAGCGTTGATTCCTGTGGCCAATGCGATGGAAAGCACAGGTACCGCCCATCTGATTGCAGACTTCCTACTGGGTACGCTGGCGCAGGGGAACTCCGTTATAGCCTTAGGGCTGATTTTAGTAGTGACGATGTTTCTGTCTGATGTGATGAACAATGCGGCGACTGCCGCCGTTATGTGTCCAATCGCGCTTGGTACCGCATCGACACTTGGGTTAAACCCGGATGCGTTTTTAATGGCTGTCGCCATCGGTGCCTCCTGTGCATTTTTAACCCCGATTGGCCATCAGAATAATACCCTGATTCTGGGGCCGGGAGGGTTTCGTTTTGGTGATTACTGGCGCTTGGGGTTACCGGTTGAGCTACTGGTTTGTGCGGTGAGCGTGCCGTTACTGCTAGTCTTCTGGCCGCTTTAA
- a CDS encoding glutathione S-transferase family protein, with product MKLYGSTTSPYVRRLRIWLEDVPHEFVNIDIYSPEGRVTLKQINPALKVPMLVDDWQAVFDSRVIYNYLNHKLGKEVTTIDDENAITLINAANDSYIELLQLSRSGIDIEQDALFFNLQRERIASTLSVLNEQAKLGTFEYWHFPTICLYCLVDWVIFRGMNDFSAYPDLQAFHQRHASREILQDTDPRH from the coding sequence ATGAAGCTGTACGGATCAACCACATCACCCTATGTCCGCCGCCTTAGAATCTGGTTGGAAGATGTTCCTCATGAGTTTGTGAATATTGATATTTACAGCCCGGAAGGTCGTGTCACGCTGAAGCAGATTAATCCGGCCTTAAAAGTGCCGATGTTAGTGGATGACTGGCAGGCGGTGTTTGATTCTCGGGTGATTTATAACTATCTGAACCATAAGCTGGGCAAAGAAGTTACGACTATAGACGATGAAAATGCTATCACCTTGATCAATGCTGCCAATGATTCTTATATTGAGTTATTGCAGCTGTCACGCTCCGGTATCGATATTGAACAAGACGCACTGTTTTTCAACCTGCAACGCGAACGTATCGCTTCGACACTCAGTGTGCTGAATGAGCAGGCCAAGCTGGGTACGTTTGAATACTGGCACTTCCCCACTATCTGCCTGTATTGCCTGGTCGACTGGGTGATATTCCGAGGCATGAATGATTTTTCGGCTTACCCTGACTTACAGGCGTTCCATCAGCGTCATGCATCACGTGAAATTTTGCAGGATACAGATCCGCGTCATTGA